In a single window of the Dinghuibacter silviterrae genome:
- a CDS encoding DUF4197 domain-containing protein, which produces MQNGMKYALVLFILLAAPAAQAQILKDVQNAVSGGGGLSQGDVGSALKEALSNGVQKGTTQLSAVDGFFKNAAIKILMPPEAAKVENTLRGMGFGPQVDQAILSMNRAAEDATKSAAQIFLNAITQMTIQDALGLLQGGDTAATHYLRVKTTIALTTSFKPIINTSLQKTDATKYWGDVFNTYNKAPFVKKVNPDLVAYCTRKALDGIFYEISLQEKDIRANPAARTTALLQKVFGSAQASGH; this is translated from the coding sequence ATGCAAAACGGCATGAAATACGCCCTAGTACTCTTCATTCTCCTGGCCGCCCCGGCCGCCCAGGCGCAAATTCTCAAGGATGTCCAAAACGCCGTCAGCGGTGGCGGTGGCCTTTCCCAGGGGGACGTGGGATCCGCTCTAAAAGAAGCGCTCAGCAACGGTGTCCAGAAAGGAACGACCCAGCTTTCCGCGGTGGATGGATTTTTTAAGAATGCGGCCATCAAGATCCTGATGCCGCCCGAGGCTGCAAAGGTAGAAAATACCCTAAGGGGTATGGGTTTTGGCCCCCAGGTAGACCAGGCCATCCTATCCATGAACCGTGCGGCGGAAGACGCCACCAAGTCGGCGGCCCAGATATTTCTCAATGCCATTACCCAGATGACGATCCAGGACGCCCTTGGGCTGCTCCAGGGAGGGGACACCGCCGCCACCCACTACCTGCGGGTAAAGACGACCATCGCGCTCACGACTTCCTTCAAACCCATCATCAATACCTCCCTGCAAAAGACCGACGCCACCAAATACTGGGGCGACGTCTTCAATACCTATAATAAGGCACCCTTTGTCAAAAAAGTCAACCCCGACCTGGTCGCGTATTGTACCCGAAAGGCACTGGACGGTATCTTTTACGAAATCTCCCTGCAGGAAAAAGACATCCGCGCCAATCCTGCCGCGCGAACGACCGCACTCCTTCAAAAAGTCTTTGGCAGCGCACAGGCCTCGGGACATTAA
- a CDS encoding porin family protein yields the protein MSDQRENRTTWEEILSQAQTPPLPASWKAMEGLLDQEMPVRRGGRGWRWMLLLLLLLLIGVCRLYRGGGRRGDPPAVATSAAAGTARVPTARTPSAEAPFLAAPEDGYTQHAGRTPEVVVTPETEGAGSVSSAPGAGEASGRGLDERAFGAPNADKQPPGAWTFGARQTKNAHDKPTGETAGIVGEDTAAGEQPVSGQPAGEPATDTAATASDVTKKQQTSFTRSPSTIAPAPAPQKPAQQKPAPQKLAPPKNKKPPPVPDGPYKGITAGIGLNQFFPVGQQVNAHFNAEGTNGTITDYLPVPVLRYFFSRKLYVQVEAQFNTPQYTGKNVLASETVDSSNLGGATANSVYIRKLFYFNLPVSIYYSPIKHLYAGVGLEYARLTNGVADFQASQSYGTNGQHDSILYTKIQTFKGDSIYQKLRTHEWRLTGDLNYQWEGFTLGVRYNWSLNKFINVHVSSTQVTQSRNSSLQVYLRYTLWRQKSLRKLKK from the coding sequence ATGAGCGACCAAAGGGAAAATAGGACAACGTGGGAAGAGATCCTCTCGCAGGCGCAGACGCCGCCGCTCCCGGCTTCCTGGAAGGCCATGGAAGGGCTCCTGGACCAGGAGATGCCGGTTCGCCGGGGCGGGCGCGGTTGGCGATGGATGCTGCTGCTCCTGCTGTTGCTGCTGATCGGCGTTTGCCGGTTGTATAGGGGCGGGGGGCGCAGGGGGGACCCTCCCGCGGTGGCGACTTCCGCTGCAGCGGGCACTGCCAGAGTGCCTACTGCCAGGACACCCTCTGCGGAAGCGCCTTTTCTGGCGGCGCCAGAGGACGGGTACACACAGCATGCGGGACGTACGCCGGAGGTGGTGGTCACGCCCGAAACGGAAGGCGCTGGATCGGTGAGCAGCGCACCGGGCGCTGGAGAAGCCTCCGGGCGGGGCCTTGATGAGCGGGCTTTCGGTGCGCCGAACGCCGATAAGCAGCCCCCCGGCGCGTGGACCTTTGGCGCGCGGCAGACAAAAAACGCGCATGACAAGCCGACGGGGGAAACAGCAGGCATTGTCGGCGAGGACACCGCCGCAGGCGAGCAGCCCGTGAGCGGGCAGCCGGCAGGCGAGCCCGCGACGGACACCGCGGCAACGGCATCCGACGTTACAAAAAAACAACAAACATCCTTCACCCGCTCACCCTCAACCATCGCGCCCGCGCCGGCTCCGCAAAAACCGGCGCAACAGAAACCGGCGCCGCAGAAATTGGCGCCGCCCAAAAACAAAAAACCGCCCCCGGTGCCGGACGGCCCCTACAAGGGCATTACCGCCGGTATCGGCCTGAACCAGTTTTTCCCCGTGGGCCAGCAGGTCAATGCCCATTTCAACGCAGAGGGCACCAACGGCACGATCACCGACTACCTGCCGGTGCCGGTGCTGCGGTATTTTTTTAGCAGGAAACTGTATGTACAGGTAGAAGCGCAATTCAATACGCCACAGTATACAGGTAAGAACGTGCTTGCCAGTGAGACCGTTGACTCCAGCAATCTGGGCGGCGCCACTGCCAATTCCGTGTATATCCGGAAACTTTTTTACTTCAACCTCCCGGTCAGCATATACTACAGCCCGATCAAGCATCTTTACGCAGGGGTCGGTCTGGAGTATGCAAGATTGACCAACGGGGTGGCGGATTTTCAGGCGAGCCAGTCCTATGGGACAAACGGCCAACACGACTCCATCCTGTATACCAAAATCCAGACATTTAAAGGCGACTCCATTTATCAAAAGCTCCGGACACACGAATGGCGGTTAACCGGAGACCTGAACTACCAGTGGGAGGGTTTTACGCTGGGGGTCCGGTACAATTGGTCATTAAACAAGTTTATCAACGTACACGTCTCCAGCACCCAGGTCACACAGTCCCGGAACAGCTCGCTTCAAGTATATCTTAGGTATACGTTATGGCGGCAAAAATCCTTGCGTAAGCTAAAAAAATAA
- a CDS encoding RNA polymerase sigma factor → MPPSDDDIRILIKGCLDNDRKAQEQVYSMFYEAMMLLCLRYTKNEADAVEVLNNGFLKVFKKIGQYDPSKAALSTWIRSVIVHAAIDFIRVRKPPLVSMSPSYEEASPIENVAIQKIAAGELLALVQQLPGTTRLVFNLYVMEGFNHREIASLLDMNEGTSRWHLSEARKLLKQTIQLQQVKT, encoded by the coding sequence ATGCCGCCTAGCGACGACGACATACGGATATTGATCAAAGGTTGCTTGGATAACGACCGCAAGGCACAGGAGCAGGTGTATAGCATGTTCTATGAGGCCATGATGCTCCTGTGCCTGCGGTATACCAAAAATGAAGCGGACGCCGTAGAGGTATTGAACAACGGTTTTCTGAAGGTGTTTAAAAAGATCGGCCAGTATGACCCCTCCAAGGCCGCTCTTTCCACCTGGATCAGGAGCGTTATCGTTCACGCGGCGATCGACTTTATCAGGGTGCGAAAGCCGCCCCTGGTTTCGATGTCTCCTTCCTACGAGGAGGCCTCGCCCATCGAAAACGTGGCCATCCAAAAGATCGCCGCCGGGGAGTTGCTCGCCTTGGTACAACAATTACCAGGCACCACCCGGCTGGTGTTCAACTTGTACGTCATGGAAGGTTTTAACCATAGGGAGATCGCCTCGCTCCTGGATATGAATGAAGGAACAAGCCGCTGGCACCTTAGCGAAGCCCGAAAACTCCTGAAGCAAACCATTCAATTACAGCAAGTGAAAACATGA
- a CDS encoding GlsB/YeaQ/YmgE family stress response membrane protein, which translates to MRGEGFGILWDIVVGIIGGWVGGWIFGLIGLHAGGTFGSFIVAIIGAVILIWVIRMIKRA; encoded by the coding sequence ATGCGTGGAGAAGGATTTGGCATCCTGTGGGACATTGTGGTCGGGATCATCGGCGGTTGGGTCGGCGGCTGGATCTTCGGCCTTATTGGTCTCCACGCAGGCGGCACTTTCGGTTCCTTTATCGTGGCCATCATCGGTGCCGTCATCCTGATCTGGGTCATACGCATGATCAAGCGCGCCTAG
- a CDS encoding PKD domain-containing protein has product MKQFYLLTLLCCLGLTLEAQPMDTTTCSFGPVSFSYTTDTPFTVHLTALPNDTGLSYKWALGDGDTAFGRVVTHRYSSSGPYTVTVFVSNGTCTGQSTMNVVPGPPPPPPPCSVTISSQPDTGKTYTFSVSASNPGGDSTFAYRWLINDSVISRARSFVYTFPKAGTYQVCVFQTSPDSNCNAEQCVQVTVPGDTTGTPSCSAAFAYFVNGNSVQFYSNDTAPGVVNTWYFGDGSAPGTGPSPVHVFAPNQIYSVLHLVSDSAHHCQDSSSQRITIGRPPCSVTISTQQDTGMTYTFTAATTNFGTDTSETYRWYINATLVSTASSFTYTFQLARDYQVCVLQTSPDSGCTAQQCITLTVPADTTTPPPPDTCSVFFVYSMDTLHPGLVAFHAIATPKSDSTVYTWFISTDSGSTGPAITPVTLTGSNPEYTFQDNGEYAVQLTAATPGCTAFTDQVITISHIQNTRIKTYPNPVTDIVHVNLNLPVTEPIRVTIYNAEGVPMDAFQTGGVSGLNILSIPVKNLSRGIYFMHIQYGNTSRESRFQKL; this is encoded by the coding sequence ATGAAACAATTTTACCTCCTGACATTATTGTGCTGCCTTGGCCTCACGCTGGAGGCGCAGCCCATGGATACCACCACTTGCTCTTTTGGGCCTGTATCTTTTTCCTACACAACGGATACGCCCTTTACCGTTCACCTGACGGCCCTTCCCAACGACACCGGTTTGTCGTATAAATGGGCCTTGGGGGATGGGGATACTGCCTTTGGCAGGGTGGTTACCCATAGATATTCGTCCAGCGGTCCGTACACGGTCACCGTTTTCGTTTCTAACGGCACCTGTACCGGCCAGTCCACGATGAACGTTGTACCCGGGCCTCCCCCACCCCCTCCACCCTGCAGCGTGACCATTTCTTCGCAGCCGGATACCGGTAAGACCTATACCTTTTCCGTCTCCGCCTCCAACCCTGGTGGCGACAGCACTTTTGCTTACCGCTGGTTGATCAACGATAGCGTGATCTCCAGGGCACGAAGCTTCGTGTACACCTTCCCAAAAGCCGGTACTTACCAAGTGTGTGTCTTCCAGACCTCACCGGATTCCAACTGCAACGCGGAACAGTGTGTGCAGGTGACTGTTCCGGGAGATACCACCGGCACGCCCTCCTGCAGTGCTGCTTTTGCTTACTTCGTCAACGGGAATTCCGTTCAATTTTACTCGAACGATACGGCACCCGGCGTGGTCAATACCTGGTATTTCGGGGACGGCAGCGCACCGGGGACCGGACCATCACCCGTGCATGTGTTTGCCCCGAACCAGATTTATTCCGTATTACACCTGGTGTCCGATTCCGCCCATCATTGCCAGGACTCGTCCTCCCAACGCATTACCATCGGCCGTCCTCCCTGTTCCGTGACCATCAGTACCCAGCAGGATACCGGAATGACGTATACTTTTACCGCCGCCACCACCAATTTTGGTACGGATACCTCTGAAACCTATCGCTGGTACATCAACGCTACCCTTGTCTCCACCGCATCGAGTTTTACGTACACCTTCCAGCTGGCCCGCGACTACCAGGTCTGCGTCCTCCAGACCTCGCCTGATTCGGGTTGCACGGCGCAACAATGTATAACCCTGACGGTCCCCGCCGACACGACCACCCCGCCGCCCCCCGACACTTGTTCGGTATTCTTTGTCTACAGCATGGATACCCTGCATCCCGGTTTGGTCGCCTTTCATGCAATAGCCACACCGAAGTCTGACTCGACCGTGTATACCTGGTTTATCAGTACCGACTCCGGATCGACCGGGCCTGCGATAACGCCGGTTACGCTGACGGGAAGCAACCCGGAATACACCTTCCAGGACAATGGCGAATACGCTGTGCAGCTCACGGCGGCTACGCCTGGCTGTACGGCATTCACGGACCAGGTCATCACCATCAGCCATATACAGAACACCCGCATAAAAACATACCCGAACCCGGTCACCGACATCGTGCACGTCAATCTTAATTTACCGGTGACAGAACCCATCCGCGTCACTATCTACAATGCAGAGGGTGTTCCGATGGATGCGTTCCAGACGGGAGGCGTGAGCGGGTTGAATATCCTGAGCATACCCGTGAAGAACCTGTCCAGGGGGATCTATTTTATGCACATACAATATGGTAATACGAGCAGGGAAAGCCGGTTTCAAAAACTGTAA
- a CDS encoding NAD(P)/FAD-dependent oxidoreductase: MAMENATFSIWEKESYLGPRDVVIVGGGLVGLWSAWFLKQAHPALTVTLLERGLLPSGASTRNAGFACFGSPSEILADMALSGRDAALALVDMRFRGLEMMRRLLPDAVTGFEACGGYECFTSASVLDRLDALNADLREITGVYPVFSPADERLASLGLTGFDHLIANPLEGALHSGQLVRALTARVQDLGVTCLTGVTVQGWDEGPTGVRVRTDRSFSLEAGRLLLCTNGFTKELLSVDVTPARGQVLVTAPIPGLKLRGTFHFDEGFYYFRHLGDRVLLGGARNRAFAEETTAVLETSPTIQGALEAFLRDHVPQAAGVPINHRWAGIMGMGAEKRPLLKAVSDKVFCAVRLSGVGVAISPLVGSQAADLVLGKA, from the coding sequence ATGGCAATGGAGAACGCAACTTTCAGTATCTGGGAAAAAGAAAGCTACCTGGGTCCCCGGGATGTCGTCATCGTCGGAGGCGGGCTGGTGGGCCTTTGGAGCGCCTGGTTTCTCAAGCAGGCCCATCCTGCGCTGACGGTTACGCTGTTGGAACGGGGGCTGTTGCCCTCGGGGGCCAGTACGCGGAACGCGGGGTTTGCCTGTTTTGGAAGCCCGTCGGAGATCCTTGCGGACATGGCTTTGTCGGGGCGGGATGCTGCCCTGGCCCTCGTAGACATGCGGTTTCGCGGGTTGGAAATGATGCGCCGCCTTTTGCCGGATGCAGTTACGGGGTTTGAAGCTTGTGGAGGGTATGAGTGTTTTACCAGTGCCTCCGTGTTGGACCGCCTCGATGCGTTAAACGCGGACCTCCGGGAGATCACCGGGGTTTACCCAGTCTTTTCCCCCGCGGATGAGCGCCTGGCCTCCCTGGGCCTCACTGGTTTCGACCATCTGATCGCCAATCCCCTGGAGGGGGCGCTTCATTCCGGTCAACTCGTCCGGGCATTGACCGCGCGGGTACAGGATCTGGGGGTTACCTGTCTGACCGGGGTCACCGTACAGGGGTGGGATGAGGGGCCGACCGGTGTAAGGGTCCGCACGGATCGCAGCTTTTCGCTGGAGGCGGGTCGTTTACTCCTGTGTACCAACGGGTTCACCAAGGAGTTGCTTTCCGTCGACGTCACCCCTGCCCGGGGCCAGGTCCTGGTGACGGCCCCCATACCCGGTCTAAAACTCCGGGGGACCTTTCATTTTGATGAGGGATTTTATTATTTCCGGCACTTAGGCGACCGGGTCCTGCTGGGGGGTGCACGCAACCGGGCCTTTGCCGAGGAGACCACGGCGGTCCTGGAGACCAGTCCTACGATCCAGGGAGCGCTGGAAGCCTTTCTACGGGACCACGTCCCCCAGGCGGCGGGGGTTCCCATCAACCACCGCTGGGCGGGGATCATGGGCATGGGGGCGGAAAAACGCCCGCTGCTAAAGGCGGTGAGCGACAAGGTCTTTTGCGCCGTCCGTTTAAGCGGGGTGGGCGTGGCAATCAGCCCGCTGGTGGGGTCGCAGGCGGCGGACCTGGTTCTGGGTAAGGCCTAG